The Athene noctua chromosome 3, bAthNoc1.hap1.1, whole genome shotgun sequence genome includes a region encoding these proteins:
- the RASD2 gene encoding GTP-binding protein Rhes: protein MMKTMSGGNCTLNVPAKNSYRMVVLGAARVGKSSIVSRFLSGRFEDQYTPTIEDFHRKVYNIRGDLYQLDILDTSGNHPFPAMRRLSILTGDVFILVFSLDNRESFDEVKRLQKQILEVKSCLKNKTKESADLPMVICGNKNDHSEIFRKVRSDEGENLVSSDENCAYFEVSAKKNTNVDEMFYVLFSMAKLPHEMSPSLHRKISIQYGDPFQQKSFQMRRVKDMDAYGMISPFARRPSVNSDLKYIKSKVLREGQSREREKCTIQ, encoded by the exons ATGATGAAGACCATGTCTGGTGGAAACTGCACCCTGAATGTGCCAGCCAAGAACTCATACCGCATGGTAGTGCTGGGAGCTGCCAGAGTGGGGAAAAGCTCCATTGTCTCACGCTTTCTCAGTGGCCGGTTTGAGGACCAGTACACTCCCACCATTGAGGATTTTCATCGCAAAGTCTACAACATTCGGGGAGATCTGTATCAGCTGGACATCCTGGACACCTCTGGGAATCACCCTTTCCCTGCTATGAGGAGGCTTTCCATCCTGACAG GAGATGTTTTCATCCTGGTATTCAGCCTGGACAACAGAGAATCCTTTGATGAGGTCAAGAGGCTCCAGAAACAGATCCTTGAGGTCAAATCCTGCCTGAAGAACAAGACCAAGGAATCAGCTGACCTCCCCATGGTGATCTGTGGCAATAAAAATGACCACAGTGAAATCTTCCGCAAGGTACGCTCAGATGAAGGTGAGAACCTTGTCTCCAGTGATGAAAACTGTGCTTACTTTGAAGTTTCAGCCAAGAAGAATACCAATGTGGATGAGATGTTCTATGTCCTCTTCAGCATGGCCAAGCTACCTCATGAGATGAGCCCTTCCCTCCACAGGAAAATCTCCATCCAGTATGGTGACCCTTTCCAACAGAAATCCTTCCAGATGCGCCGAGTCAAGGACATGGATGCCTACGGCATGATCTCTCCCTTCGCTCGCCGGCCAAGCGTCAACAGTGACCTGAAGTATATCAAATCGAAGGTTCTCAGAGAAGGTCAGTccagggaaagagagaaatgcACGATCCAGTGA